The following proteins come from a genomic window of Cyanobacteriota bacterium:
- a CDS encoding ATP-dependent 6-phosphofructokinase, translating to MGKHKRIGILTSGGDCAGLNAVIRAVTCHAILHYGWEVIGICRATHGLLQRPPEILPLTVENTHSLLTMGGTILGTTNKGDPFAFSTADGRVVDRSYDIIEGYRLLGLDALIGIGGDGSLAILRKLAQRGGINLVAVPKTIDNDLGITEHCIGADTAVNIATEALDRLHFTAASHSRVMILEVMGRDAGHIAISAGIAGGADIILIPEIPYTIANVCRSIQRLHEMGRNSCLIVVAEAVCTEDGQQVKQVNRHGEARLGGIGQYLADQITECTSADVRVTTLGHVQRGGTPSPLDRVIASAFGVAAVDLIAEGKYDYMVSWQERRVVHVPIIDAIAHYSAVDPNGTLVQTARGLGIYLGDSL from the coding sequence ATGGGCAAACATAAACGTATTGGCATTCTCACCAGTGGTGGTGACTGCGCTGGGCTAAATGCTGTCATTCGGGCTGTGACCTGCCATGCCATCTTGCACTATGGTTGGGAAGTGATCGGCATTTGTCGGGCTACCCATGGTCTGTTGCAGCGCCCTCCAGAAATTTTGCCCCTGACGGTTGAAAACACCCATTCCCTATTGACCATGGGCGGCACAATTCTGGGCACTACCAACAAAGGTGACCCCTTTGCGTTTAGTACAGCAGATGGGCGAGTCGTTGATCGCTCCTACGACATTATTGAAGGGTATCGTCTGCTGGGCCTGGATGCTCTCATTGGCATTGGTGGCGATGGCAGCCTCGCAATTTTACGCAAATTAGCGCAGCGAGGTGGCATTAACTTAGTGGCTGTACCCAAAACGATCGACAATGATTTGGGGATTACCGAACACTGTATTGGCGCAGACACAGCCGTCAATATTGCTACAGAAGCTCTCGATCGCCTACATTTCACAGCGGCCAGCCATTCCCGCGTGATGATTTTAGAAGTCATGGGACGCGATGCCGGGCACATTGCTATTAGTGCGGGCATTGCTGGCGGTGCCGATATCATCCTCATTCCTGAAATTCCTTATACGATCGCCAATGTTTGTCGCTCTATCCAGCGGTTGCATGAGATGGGACGCAACTCTTGCCTGATTGTGGTGGCAGAGGCGGTCTGCACTGAAGATGGTCAACAAGTGAAGCAGGTGAATCGCCATGGGGAAGCTCGTCTCGGTGGCATTGGGCAGTATCTCGCTGACCAAATCACCGAATGTACCAGTGCTGATGTTCGAGTGACGACCTTGGGGCATGTGCAGCGAGGCGGAACCCCATCCCCCTTGGATCGAGTCATTGCCTCGGCCTTTGGGGTAGCAGCAGTCGATTTGATTGCCGAAGGTAAGTATGACTACATGGTCAGTTGGCAAGAACGCCGAGTTGTCCATGTGCCGATTATTGATGCGATCGCCCACTATAGCGCTGTTGACCCCAACGGCACGCTGGTGCAGACAGCACGGGGGCTAGGCATCTACCTCGGAGATTCACTGTAA
- a CDS encoding class I SAM-dependent methyltransferase, translated as GWEPAMEVEVAAHAVHARIWPDSGANGDARLRQSYHQILKQAIAPTPKAILDLGCSVGMSAFALQAVFPQAQITGLDLSPYFLAIANYRSQQRQNAGSCNLPIRWVHGAAESTGLPEASFDLVSACLLYHELPQSAAHAILREARRLLRPGGYLAIMDMNPRSSVYASMPPYILTLLKSTEPYLDEYFALDIEQAILAAGFQRPAITPNTPRHRTIVAQVK; from the coding sequence TGGGCTGGGAACCTGCGATGGAAGTGGAGGTAGCTGCCCATGCGGTTCATGCCCGTATTTGGCCTGATAGCGGTGCCAATGGTGATGCGCGACTACGCCAGAGCTATCACCAGATTCTGAAGCAAGCGATCGCCCCTACGCCCAAGGCCATTCTAGACTTGGGTTGCAGTGTGGGCATGAGCGCATTTGCCTTGCAGGCAGTGTTCCCCCAAGCTCAGATTACGGGATTGGATCTGTCGCCCTATTTTTTGGCCATCGCCAACTACCGTAGTCAGCAGCGACAAAACGCTGGCAGTTGCAATCTTCCGATTCGCTGGGTGCATGGGGCAGCCGAGTCTACCGGACTACCAGAGGCTAGCTTTGACTTGGTATCTGCCTGTTTGCTCTATCACGAGCTGCCCCAATCTGCTGCTCATGCTATCTTGCGAGAGGCACGACGGTTGCTGCGTCCGGGTGGTTATCTAGCAATTATGGATATGAATCCCCGATCGTCCGTCTACGCATCAATGCCGCCCTACATCCTGACATTGCTCAAAAGCACCGAACCCTATCTGGATGAATATTTTGCTCTGGATATAGAGCAAGCCATTCTAGCGGCAGGGTTCCAGCGTCCTGCCATCACACCCAACACACCCCGGCACCGCACGATCGTGGCCCAAGTCAAGTAG
- a CDS encoding protochlorophyllide reductase yields MEAQQKSTVIITGASSGVGLQAARSLAQRGNWHVVMACRDLTKTYAAIQRVGIPEGTYTVLPIDMASLGSVRHFVNTFRSLGRSLEALVCNAAIYMPLIKQPLRSPEGYELTVATNHLGHFLLCNLLLEDLKQSPAADRRLVILGTVTHNPNELGGKIPPRPDLGDLRGFADGFKEPISMIDGKKFEPVKAYKDSKVCNVLTMRELHRRFHESTGIIFNSLYPGCVATTALFRNHYPLFQKLFPLFQKYITGGFVSEELAGDRVAQVVADPEYAKSGVYWSWGNRQRKDGKSFVQQVSPEASDDEKAERMWELSAKLVGLA; encoded by the coding sequence ATGGAAGCACAACAAAAATCCACAGTGATTATTACGGGAGCCTCATCAGGGGTTGGGTTACAAGCAGCACGTTCCTTGGCACAGCGTGGCAACTGGCATGTAGTGATGGCCTGTCGCGACCTAACGAAGACCTATGCAGCCATTCAACGGGTGGGTATCCCTGAAGGAACCTATACTGTGCTGCCAATCGACATGGCTAGCCTCGGTAGTGTTCGCCACTTCGTAAATACCTTTCGCTCCCTAGGACGAAGTTTAGAAGCTTTGGTTTGTAACGCTGCCATCTATATGCCACTGATCAAGCAGCCGCTGCGATCGCCAGAGGGGTACGAGTTGACCGTAGCCACTAATCACCTAGGTCATTTTCTGCTCTGCAACCTGCTGCTCGAAGATTTGAAACAGTCACCTGCTGCCGATCGCCGCTTGGTCATCTTAGGCACCGTCACCCACAACCCTAATGAATTGGGCGGCAAGATTCCCCCGCGCCCTGACTTGGGCGACCTGCGGGGCTTTGCCGATGGCTTCAAAGAGCCGATTAGCATGATCGATGGCAAAAAGTTTGAACCCGTAAAAGCTTACAAGGACAGCAAAGTCTGCAACGTGTTGACCATGCGCGAGCTACACCGCCGGTTCCATGAGTCTACGGGCATCATTTTTAACTCACTCTACCCTGGCTGTGTTGCTACTACAGCTCTATTCCGCAACCACTATCCCCTATTTCAAAAGTTGTTTCCCCTGTTCCAGAAGTATATTACCGGTGGCTTTGTCTCAGAGGAATTGGCTGGCGATCGCGTTGCGCAAGTGGTGGCAGATCCTGAGTATGCTAAGTCTGGCGTGTATTGGAGTTGGGGCAACCGCCAGCGCAAGGATGGCAAATCCTTTGTGCAGCAAGTATCGCCTGAGGCTAGCGATGACGAGAAGGCTGAACGCATGTGGGAACTGAGCGCCAAGCTGGTCGGCTTGGCCTGA
- the ccsB gene encoding c-type cytochrome biogenesis protein CcsB — protein MNLVTLQTWLDNTSFAILLLTMLLYWASVAFPAIPYLLSLGSTGMMIANLCIAALLGARWLEAGYFPISNLYESLFFLAWGITAMHLVAERMSRSRLVGAVTAPIAMGITAFATLSLPAGMQTSAPLVPALKSNWLMMHVSIMMLSYATLMVGSLLAIAFLIVTRGQAIVLRGSSVGTGSYREGRALLHKSELTASNSASANTLASSTAGVATLAPPIEIATVEAVALSPQRLSLAEILDNVSYRMIGLGFPLLTIGIIAGAVWANEAWGSYWSWDPKETWALITWLVFAAYLHARITKGWQGRRPAILAGAGFVVVWVCYLGVNLLGKGLHSYGWFL, from the coding sequence ATGAATTTGGTTACTCTTCAAACTTGGTTAGACAATACCTCCTTTGCCATTCTGCTACTGACTATGCTGCTGTACTGGGCATCTGTTGCCTTTCCAGCAATTCCCTATCTGCTGTCGTTAGGCAGCACAGGCATGATGATTGCTAACCTTTGCATTGCGGCGTTACTGGGGGCACGCTGGCTAGAGGCTGGCTATTTCCCCATTAGCAATCTCTACGAGTCTCTATTTTTCTTGGCGTGGGGAATCACTGCCATGCATTTGGTGGCTGAGCGCATGAGTCGCAGCCGCTTGGTGGGGGCAGTAACTGCACCAATCGCGATGGGCATCACTGCCTTTGCTACCCTGTCTTTGCCTGCGGGTATGCAAACCTCTGCTCCCCTAGTCCCGGCATTAAAGTCTAACTGGTTGATGATGCACGTGAGCATTATGATGCTCAGCTACGCTACGCTAATGGTGGGGTCATTGCTAGCGATCGCCTTTTTGATTGTCACCCGTGGGCAAGCGATCGTGCTACGAGGCAGTTCCGTGGGCACAGGCAGCTACCGTGAGGGGCGTGCCCTTTTACACAAATCTGAGCTGACTGCATCCAACTCTGCGTCCGCTAATACCCTAGCAAGTTCTACAGCAGGCGTTGCTACCCTCGCGCCGCCCATTGAGATAGCGACTGTTGAGGCTGTTGCACTTTCCCCCCAGCGTTTGAGCTTGGCAGAAATTTTAGACAACGTTAGCTACCGTATGATTGGTCTGGGCTTTCCGCTGCTGACGATCGGCATCATTGCGGGTGCTGTCTGGGCTAACGAGGCTTGGGGTTCCTACTGGAGCTGGGATCCTAAGGAAACTTGGGCATTGATTACCTGGCTAGTGTTTGCTGCCTACCTCCATGCTCGAATTACCAAGGGTTGGCAGGGTCGGCGACCAGCCATTCTGGCTGGAGCCGGGTTTGTTGTCGTGTGGGTGTGCTATCTGGGGGTAAACCTGCTGGGTAAAGGCTTGCACAGTTACGGTTGGTTCTTGTAA
- the tilS gene encoding tRNA lysidine(34) synthetase TilS codes for MVWTPLHARVHRVLRARHLLERRQAVLIAVSGGQDSLCLAKLLLDLQPKWGWTLGIAHLDHGWRSDSKANADYVEQLARDWQVPIYRETATQVTTSEAAARQWRYATLANLAQTHHYTALVTGHTASDRAETLLYNLIRGSGADGLQALTWRRSLTPSVQLVRPLLEVTRSETAAFCQEFRLKIWEDSTNYDTTYARNRIRQELLPYLKGVFNPQVEQALAQTAELLQAEVDYLEQVTDQMRQQVQHPERPGLNRSVLKSLPLAIQRRVVRQFLLGVMSSAPNFDQIEKIVGLVTAPNRSRTDPIAGGTIATVEDDWIWLVSQES; via the coding sequence TTGGTCTGGACTCCGCTCCATGCTAGGGTGCATCGGGTATTGCGGGCGCGGCACTTGCTCGAACGTAGGCAAGCTGTGCTCATCGCTGTCTCTGGTGGTCAAGATTCCCTCTGTCTTGCCAAACTATTGTTAGATCTCCAGCCTAAATGGGGATGGACTTTGGGGATCGCCCACTTAGATCACGGTTGGCGTAGCGACTCTAAGGCTAATGCTGACTATGTAGAACAACTAGCTCGCGACTGGCAGGTGCCCATCTATCGAGAGACAGCTACCCAAGTTACTACTAGTGAAGCGGCTGCCCGGCAGTGGCGCTATGCTACGCTAGCAAACCTTGCTCAGACCCATCATTACACTGCCTTGGTTACGGGACATACTGCCAGCGATCGGGCTGAAACCCTTCTCTATAATCTGATTCGGGGTAGTGGCGCTGATGGCTTACAAGCGCTGACTTGGCGCCGCTCTCTAACTCCCTCGGTGCAACTCGTGCGTCCTCTGCTAGAGGTAACCCGGTCTGAAACTGCCGCCTTTTGCCAAGAATTTCGCCTAAAAATTTGGGAAGATTCCACTAACTACGACACTACCTACGCCCGCAATCGCATTCGCCAAGAATTGCTCCCCTACCTCAAAGGTGTGTTCAATCCCCAAGTTGAGCAAGCCCTGGCTCAAACGGCTGAACTATTGCAAGCCGAGGTGGACTACCTAGAACAGGTCACTGACCAGATGCGCCAACAGGTGCAACATCCTGAACGTCCTGGCCTTAACCGCTCTGTGCTGAAATCCCTTCCTCTTGCCATTCAGCGTCGGGTTGTGCGTCAGTTCTTGCTTGGGGTGATGTCTAGCGCCCCTAACTTTGACCAGATTGAGAAGATTGTAGGGTTGGTAACCGCCCCAAACCGATCGCGCACGGATCCTATTGCTGGGGGTACGATCGCCACCGTTGAAGATGACTGGATTTGGCTAGTAAGCCAGGAATCTTGA